One window of Mediterraneibacter gnavus ATCC 29149 genomic DNA carries:
- the rseP gene encoding RIP metalloprotease RseP codes for MGIILAILLFSLIIIIHELGHFTLAKLNGIRVDEFSLGMGPTLFGKEFKGTKFSLKLLPLGGACMMGEDDADDTSEGSFNSKSVWARISVIAAGPLFNFILALLMSAILVGAAGYAVPVIQEVESGSSGSEQGLKKGDVITEINGKKIHIYEEFQLYNLTHSTSDTAELTFERDGKEHTIQMEKRQFGDETTKRMGFTYSAEVEKPGFFKSIQYGAYTAKYWVEYTLECLKMLLTGEVGVNQLSGPVGIVEVVNDTYDAAAPSGWSAVILSMMNLGILISANLGVMNLLPIPALDGGRLVFLLIEAVRRKRIAPEKEGMVHFIGFAALMALMVFVMYNDIMRLF; via the coding sequence ATGGGTATTATTTTAGCAATTCTTCTGTTCAGTTTGATCATCATCATCCATGAACTGGGACATTTTACACTGGCAAAATTAAACGGGATCCGTGTAGATGAATTTTCATTGGGAATGGGGCCGACTCTGTTTGGCAAGGAGTTTAAAGGAACCAAATTCAGCTTAAAACTTCTCCCTCTGGGCGGTGCCTGCATGATGGGAGAAGATGATGCAGACGATACTTCCGAGGGGAGCTTTAACAGCAAGTCCGTGTGGGCGAGAATTTCAGTGATCGCGGCAGGACCTTTGTTTAACTTTATCCTGGCGCTTCTGATGTCAGCGATTCTGGTGGGAGCAGCCGGCTATGCGGTTCCTGTGATACAGGAAGTCGAATCCGGTTCCTCAGGAAGTGAGCAGGGATTGAAAAAAGGGGATGTGATCACAGAGATCAATGGAAAGAAAATTCATATTTATGAAGAGTTCCAGCTGTACAATCTGACACACAGTACATCTGACACGGCAGAGCTGACCTTTGAGCGCGATGGAAAAGAACATACGATCCAGATGGAAAAACGACAGTTTGGGGATGAGACCACAAAGAGAATGGGATTTACCTATTCTGCAGAGGTGGAGAAACCGGGATTTTTCAAAAGTATCCAGTATGGGGCATACACGGCAAAATACTGGGTAGAGTACACGCTGGAGTGCCTGAAGATGCTCCTGACGGGTGAAGTAGGTGTGAATCAGTTGTCCGGTCCGGTAGGAATTGTTGAGGTAGTCAATGATACCTATGATGCGGCAGCACCGTCCGGCTGGTCGGCAGTCATCTTAAGTATGATGAACCTGGGAATTCTGATCTCAGCCAACTTAGGTGTCATGAACCTGCTTCCAATCCCAGCACTGGATGGAGGGCGTCTGGTATTTCTTCTGATCGAGGCGGTGAGAAGAAAACGGATCGCTCCGGAGAAAGAAGGTATGGTGCATTTTATTGGATTTGCAGCATTGATGGCACTGATGGTGTTTGTGATGTATAACGATATTATGCGGTTGTTTTGA
- a CDS encoding peptidoglycan-binding protein: MDYSKNQRRNSQAIRMQQEHIDKGKLQIQITSQVTAFPIQNAQVSISYTGVPENTLEKLQTDSSGQTEEIELAAPPIEYSLNPESDQQPYSEYTLNVEAEGFEPVSISGAEILADVTAIQNISMRPQVTQEESGEVFVIPAHTLYGEYPAKIAEDEIKPVTESGEIVLSRVVIPEFVVVHDGSPRDSTAKNYYVRYRDYIKNVASSEIYATWPDSTIRANVLAIMSFTLNRVYTEWYRNKGYDFTITSSTAFDHKWIPERNVYDTISAVVDEIFANYLSRPNVRQPILTQYCDGTRVSCPNWMTQWGSKELGDQGYTPIEILRYFYGSDMYINTAEEISGIPSSWPGYTLENGSSGAKVRQLQEQLNVIAGAYPALPKIQTDGVYGPATAEAVRKFQEIFGLPQTGTVDYRTWYKISQIYVGVSRIAELN; encoded by the coding sequence ATGGATTACAGTAAAAATCAAAGGAGGAACTCACAGGCCATCCGAATGCAGCAGGAGCACATAGACAAGGGAAAACTCCAGATCCAGATTACATCACAAGTGACGGCTTTTCCCATCCAGAATGCGCAGGTTTCCATTTCTTATACCGGAGTTCCGGAAAATACTCTGGAAAAGCTGCAGACAGATTCATCCGGGCAGACAGAAGAAATCGAACTGGCGGCACCGCCCATCGAGTACAGCCTGAACCCGGAATCGGATCAGCAGCCCTATTCCGAATATACACTGAATGTGGAGGCGGAAGGATTTGAACCGGTGAGTATCTCAGGGGCGGAGATTCTGGCAGATGTGACGGCAATTCAAAATATTTCTATGCGTCCTCAGGTTACACAGGAAGAGTCGGGAGAAGTGTTCGTGATTCCTGCACATACGCTCTACGGGGAATATCCGGCGAAAATTGCGGAGGATGAGATCAAGCCGGTCACAGAGTCCGGAGAGATCGTGCTCAGCCGGGTAGTGATTCCGGAATTTGTGGTTGTCCACGATGGTTCTCCGAGGGACTCCACGGCAAAAAATTACTATGTGAGATATCGGGATTACATCAAAAATGTGGCGTCCAGTGAGATTTATGCAACCTGGCCGGACAGTACGATCCGCGCAAATGTGCTGGCGATTATGTCATTTACATTGAACAGGGTATACACAGAATGGTATCGGAATAAAGGGTATGATTTTACGATCACATCGTCTACAGCATTTGATCACAAGTGGATTCCGGAACGAAATGTGTACGATACGATTTCGGCGGTAGTGGATGAGATTTTTGCAAACTATCTGTCCCGTCCGAATGTACGGCAGCCGATTCTGACGCAGTATTGTGATGGTACCAGGGTGAGCTGTCCCAACTGGATGACACAATGGGGGTCAAAGGAGCTGGGAGATCAGGGATATACTCCGATTGAGATTCTGCGTTATTTTTACGGAAGTGATATGTATATCAATACAGCGGAAGAAATTTCCGGAATCCCGTCTTCCTGGCCGGGATATACACTGGAAAATGGATCCAGCGGAGCAAAGGTACGTCAGCTTCAGGAACAGCTCAATGTGATCGCGGGGGCGTATCCGGCGCTGCCAAAGATTCAGACAGACGGAGTGTATGGACCGGCAACTGCGGAGGCGGTCAGAAAGTTTCAGGAAATTTTTGGTCTGCCGCAGACAGGAACCGTGGATTACCGGACCTGGTATAAGATTTCACAAATTTATGTGGGAGTTTCCAGAATTGCAGAATTGAATTAA
- a CDS encoding CidA/LrgA family protein — protein sequence MKILRQFVIILLISFLGELLKAALPLPVPASVWGLILMLAALKTGVLKLSQVSDAAVFLIEIMPVMFIPAGVGLLNAWGVLKPVWIPISVITVVTTVLVMAVTAKVTQTVIHNSKKKKEKAEQETVR from the coding sequence ATGAAAATATTGAGACAATTTGTAATCATCCTGCTGATTTCTTTTTTAGGAGAACTGTTAAAAGCTGCGCTGCCATTGCCTGTTCCGGCAAGCGTGTGGGGGCTTATCCTTATGCTGGCGGCATTGAAAACAGGGGTGCTCAAGCTGAGTCAGGTTTCTGATGCGGCAGTCTTTTTGATTGAGATCATGCCGGTCATGTTTATTCCTGCAGGAGTCGGTCTTTTGAATGCATGGGGAGTGCTGAAGCCCGTGTGGATCCCGATCAGTGTGATCACGGTCGTGACTACGGTTCTGGTAATGGCAGTGACTGCAAAAGTGACACAGACTGTCATACACAATAGTAAAAAGAAGAAAGAGAAAGCAGAACAGGAGACAGTAAGATGA
- a CDS encoding LrgB family protein codes for MKEFLVHSVFFGAAVSLIGYEAGLLLKRKFKMAIFNPLLIAILCVMAILTVGDISYDDYNQGAQYLSYLLTPATVCLAVPLYQQLNLLKKNLKAVAAGILSGVLTSILSVLGLSYLFGLSHDMYVTLLPKSITTAIGMGVSEELGGIVTITVAVIIITGVLGNMIADVVYRVFRIKEPVAKGLALGTASHAIGTAKAMEMGPVEGAMSSLAIAVAGLLTVIFASVFAGCL; via the coding sequence ATGAAAGAGTTTTTAGTACATTCCGTATTTTTCGGTGCAGCAGTCAGTCTGATCGGTTACGAGGCAGGGCTGCTTTTAAAACGAAAGTTCAAGATGGCAATTTTTAATCCGCTTTTGATCGCCATTTTGTGTGTTATGGCGATTCTGACAGTAGGGGATATTTCCTATGATGATTACAATCAGGGTGCACAGTATTTGAGTTACCTGCTCACGCCGGCAACCGTTTGTCTGGCAGTTCCGTTATATCAGCAGTTAAATCTGCTGAAAAAGAATTTAAAAGCAGTAGCGGCGGGAATCTTATCCGGAGTTTTGACAAGTATACTCAGTGTTCTTGGCCTGTCTTATTTATTCGGACTTTCTCATGATATGTATGTGACACTGCTTCCGAAATCAATTACAACAGCAATCGGAATGGGAGTGTCGGAAGAACTAGGGGGAATTGTTACGATTACCGTTGCAGTGATCATCATTACCGGAGTACTGGGAAATATGATCGCAGACGTGGTGTACCGGGTATTTCGGATCAAAGAACCAGTAGCGAAGGGGCTGGCCCTGGGAACAGCATCCCATGCGATCGGAACAGCAAAAGCAATGGAGATGGGACCGGTAGAAGGCGCCATGAGCAGTCTGGCGATTGCGGTAGCCGGACTTTTGACCGTAATTTTCGCATCTGTTTTTGCAGGATGTTTATAA
- a CDS encoding AAA family ATPase: MKRMIITIGRQSGSSGRKVGELLAERLSLPLYGKAELQKIAEGTDDYEEVQAFYEEEPVNSLLYAIAMSQFEQEVGRIPFQRIRELASKESCIIIGRCAGHIFREDPEAVRVFIHADPKIRVQRIMEREGLSETKAKKFLEDTDSRRASFHKYYTKQEWGLAQDYELCLDSGVLGIEGTVEVLTEYLRFRGFLGNE; the protein is encoded by the coding sequence ATGAAGCGTATGATCATTACAATTGGAAGACAGTCCGGAAGCAGCGGAAGAAAAGTCGGGGAATTACTGGCAGAGAGACTTTCTCTTCCTCTTTATGGAAAGGCAGAACTTCAAAAGATTGCAGAAGGTACGGATGATTATGAAGAGGTGCAGGCATTTTATGAGGAAGAGCCGGTAAACAGTTTATTATATGCCATTGCTATGAGCCAGTTTGAACAGGAGGTCGGACGGATTCCGTTTCAAAGAATCCGGGAGCTGGCGTCGAAAGAGTCCTGCATTATAATAGGAAGATGCGCAGGCCATATTTTCAGAGAAGATCCGGAAGCAGTCCGTGTCTTTATCCATGCAGATCCCAAGATCCGTGTGCAGAGAATCATGGAGCGGGAAGGACTTTCCGAGACAAAGGCAAAGAAATTTCTGGAGGATACAGACAGCAGACGAGCTTCTTTCCATAAATATTATACAAAGCAGGAGTGGGGACTGGCACAGGATTACGAACTGTGTCTGGACAGCGGCGTTTTGGGGATCGAAGGTACAGTTGAGGTATTGACAGAATATTTAAGATTCAGAGGTTTTTTAGGGAATGAATGA
- a CDS encoding FadR/GntR family transcriptional regulator: MNEKTYERVIEYLKQQIQEGKLSCGSKIPSERELAASLNLGRNSVREALRTMEHTGMLESRQGKGNFLVNMPQKSLGNVFSMMLLTGQSNYREVSRIRRILEQEAFVQAVRLKNPEVLKRLKAEIKEMQIPEKTAEHDRRFHQELIRAGENQLLVAVMESLSGLCEEEIAHVQKEAKNEDWCQIHEEIVNALEEGNMEKGLKWIRRHYDKIDDTLIF, from the coding sequence ATGAATGAGAAAACATATGAGAGAGTGATCGAATATCTGAAACAGCAGATACAAGAAGGAAAACTTTCCTGCGGAAGCAAGATCCCATCTGAGCGGGAGCTGGCGGCAAGTCTGAATCTGGGACGAAATTCTGTCCGGGAGGCTCTTCGCACAATGGAACATACCGGAATGCTGGAGAGCAGACAGGGCAAAGGAAATTTTCTGGTGAATATGCCGCAGAAAAGTCTGGGAAATGTGTTTTCCATGATGCTGCTCACCGGACAGAGCAACTACAGGGAAGTCAGCCGAATCCGGCGAATCCTGGAGCAGGAGGCATTTGTACAGGCAGTGCGGTTGAAAAATCCGGAAGTTTTAAAGAGGCTGAAAGCAGAAATAAAAGAGATGCAGATACCGGAAAAGACGGCAGAGCATGACCGAAGATTCCATCAGGAGCTGATCCGTGCAGGAGAGAATCAATTGCTTGTCGCAGTGATGGAATCTTTGTCCGGTCTTTGTGAAGAAGAAATCGCACATGTACAAAAGGAAGCAAAAAATGAGGACTGGTGTCAGATCCATGAAGAAATCGTAAATGCCCTGGAAGAAGGAAATATGGAAAAAGGGCTGAAATGGATTCGCAGGCATTACGATAAAATTGATGACACTTTAATTTTCTAA
- a CDS encoding carbamoyl phosphate synthase small subunit, whose product MKAFLILEDGTVFTGTSIGSTRDMISEIVFNTSMTGYLEVLTDPSYAGQAVVMTYPLIGNYGITPDMESRKAWPDGYIVRELSRMPSNFRCEGTIQDFLKEQDIPGIAGVDTRALTKILREKGTMNGMITTNENYNLEEILPKLKAYTVGDVVSKVTCSEKYVLEGTGKKVALLDLGAKNNIAKSLNQRGCEVTVYPAHTTAEEIISSNPDGIMLSNGPGDPADCTSIIEEIKKLYNTDIPIFAICLGHQLMALATGATTHKLKYGHRGGNHPVKDLQTNRVYISSQNHGYVVDAENVDPNVAVPAFTNVNDGTNEGLAYVGKNIFTVQFHPEACPGPQDSGYLFDRFIEMMGGAK is encoded by the coding sequence ATGAAGGCATTTCTGATTTTAGAAGATGGAACCGTGTTTACAGGAACAAGCATTGGTTCGACAAGAGATATGATTAGTGAAATCGTGTTTAATACCTCCATGACAGGATATTTAGAGGTGTTGACAGACCCTTCTTATGCGGGACAGGCAGTCGTAATGACGTATCCGTTGATTGGGAATTATGGAATCACACCGGACATGGAATCAAGAAAAGCATGGCCGGATGGTTATATTGTAAGAGAGCTGTCTCGTATGCCAAGCAATTTCAGATGTGAAGGTACGATTCAGGACTTTTTGAAAGAGCAGGATATTCCTGGAATCGCAGGCGTGGACACACGTGCTCTGACAAAGATTTTACGGGAAAAAGGTACCATGAATGGTATGATTACTACAAATGAAAATTACAATCTGGAAGAGATTCTTCCAAAGCTGAAGGCCTACACAGTAGGTGATGTTGTTTCTAAAGTAACATGCAGCGAGAAATATGTTCTGGAAGGAACAGGAAAGAAAGTAGCACTGCTGGATTTAGGAGCAAAAAATAATATTGCCAAATCTTTAAATCAGCGTGGTTGCGAAGTGACTGTATACCCGGCCCACACAACTGCAGAAGAGATCATTTCATCGAATCCTGACGGAATCATGTTGTCAAACGGCCCTGGAGACCCGGCAGACTGCACCTCTATTATTGAAGAAATCAAAAAATTGTACAATACAGATATTCCGATCTTTGCAATTTGCCTTGGACATCAGCTCATGGCTCTTGCTACAGGTGCGACTACACACAAGTTAAAATACGGACATCGCGGTGGAAATCATCCGGTCAAAGACCTTCAGACAAATCGTGTATATATTTCTTCTCAGAATCACGGTTATGTGGTAGATGCAGAAAATGTAGATCCAAATGTGGCAGTGCCTGCATTTACGAATGTCAACGATGGAACAAACGAGGGACTTGCCTATGTCGGAAAGAACATCTTTACCGTACAGTTCCATCCGGAAGCATGCCCGGGACCACAGGATTCCGGTTACCTGTTTGACAGATTCATTGAGATGATGGGAGGAGCGAAATAA